In the genome of Actinomadura graeca, one region contains:
- a CDS encoding glutamate ABC transporter substrate-binding protein, protein MRATRATRAAAAAAVLAAVAGPSACGLDGTGPGTIAGKNSLVIGVKADQPGLGMRRPDGSYEGFDVDVAIYVAERLGVPRDRVRFSTTNSSVRESALASGHVDLIFATYSITAKRKSAVTFGGPYYVAHQDTLVRADAAIRNVRDLKGKRICQVTGSNSWRRVVEEREIAAAPVAVPTYGACMDALKAGRLDAVSTDDLILAGFATGRGEKIINAPFTDEKYGVGLKKGDLKGCELVNRAITRMYQDGTAERLLTKWFGRSGLKLTTSVPQFEGCT, encoded by the coding sequence ATGCGCGCCACCCGCGCCACCCGCGCCGCCGCGGCGGCCGCCGTGCTGGCCGCCGTGGCCGGACCGTCCGCCTGCGGGCTGGACGGAACGGGACCGGGCACCATCGCGGGCAAGAACTCGCTGGTCATCGGCGTGAAGGCCGATCAGCCCGGGCTCGGGATGCGCCGTCCCGACGGCTCCTACGAGGGCTTCGACGTCGATGTCGCGATCTACGTCGCGGAGCGGCTCGGCGTGCCGCGGGACCGCGTCCGGTTCAGCACGACGAACTCCTCCGTCCGGGAGTCGGCGCTGGCGTCGGGCCACGTCGACCTGATCTTCGCGACGTACTCGATCACGGCCAAGCGCAAGTCGGCGGTCACGTTCGGCGGGCCCTACTACGTCGCCCACCAGGACACGCTCGTCCGCGCGGACGCCGCCATCCGGAACGTCCGCGACCTCAAGGGCAAGCGGATCTGCCAGGTGACCGGGTCGAACTCGTGGCGGCGCGTCGTCGAGGAGCGCGAGATCGCCGCGGCGCCGGTCGCCGTGCCGACCTACGGCGCCTGCATGGACGCCCTCAAGGCCGGGCGCCTGGACGCGGTCTCCACCGACGACCTCATCCTGGCCGGGTTCGCCACCGGCCGCGGCGAAAAGATCATCAACGCGCCGTTCACCGACGAGAAGTACGGCGTCGGCCTGAAGAAGGGCGACCTGAAGGGCTGCGAGCTGGTCAACCGCGCCATCACCCGCATGTACCAGGACGGGACGGCCGAGCGGCTCCTCACCAAGTGGTTCGGCCGCTCCGGCCTGAAGCTGACCACCAGCGTCCCC
- a CDS encoding FHA domain-containing protein, translating into MPVCPSGHASGSADYCDVCGDLMEGAPRAEFTDEGPRRPSAPSPSSPPSPSSPPSASRPGQAAPARGVCPRCGSPRSGRFCEVDGHDFEAGAAHTAALSSVQASRARDAGRAPGASGGEARGDVPAPRAGAPPEGTGTRCCWTALIRADRDYYNSVIALEGPDSTTLTFPPYCPERRVALTGGQVRIGRRSTSRAILPEIDLSTPPEDPGVSHLHAVLLAQPDGTWTLVDPGSTNGTTVNGGQEPIPVNVPLPVGDGDRIHVGAWTTITLSLGGDPP; encoded by the coding sequence ATGCCGGTCTGCCCGAGCGGCCACGCGTCCGGCTCCGCCGACTATTGCGACGTGTGCGGCGATCTCATGGAGGGGGCGCCGCGCGCCGAGTTCACCGATGAGGGCCCGCGCCGTCCCTCCGCGCCGTCTCCGTCGTCTCCGCCCTCCCCGTCGTCTCCGCCGTCCGCGTCGCGGCCTGGGCAGGCGGCTCCCGCGCGTGGCGTGTGCCCGCGCTGCGGCTCGCCCCGCTCCGGCCGGTTCTGCGAGGTGGACGGGCACGACTTCGAGGCGGGGGCCGCGCACACGGCCGCGCTGTCGAGCGTCCAGGCGTCCCGGGCCCGGGACGCCGGACGAGCGCCCGGAGCGTCCGGCGGCGAGGCGCGGGGGGACGTCCCGGCGCCGAGGGCCGGCGCCCCGCCGGAGGGGACCGGCACGCGCTGCTGCTGGACGGCGCTGATCAGGGCCGACCGCGACTACTACAACTCGGTGATCGCCCTGGAGGGACCCGACTCCACGACGCTGACGTTCCCCCCGTACTGCCCGGAGCGCCGCGTAGCGCTGACCGGCGGCCAGGTGAGGATCGGGCGGCGCAGCACGTCCCGGGCGATCCTCCCGGAGATCGACCTCAGCACGCCCCCGGAGGACCCGGGCGTCTCCCACCTGCACGCGGTCCTCCTCGCCCAGCCGGACGGCACGTGGACGCTGGTCGATCCCGGCTCCACCAACGGGACGACGGTGAACGGCGGACAGGAGCCGATCCCGGTGAACGTGCCGCTTCCGGTGGGCGACGGAGACCGCATCCATGTCGGCGCCTGGACGACCATCACGCTGTCCCTGGGAGGGGACCCGCCATGA
- a CDS encoding VWA domain-containing protein, producing the protein MSDLPEFTIRVDQNPYLPAGAREMHAIVSVEARSSAGADAAPGAAPDPARATDAAEIIIIDTSGSMSYSGKMAAAKRAARAAVDVLRDGVHFAVVGGANQPRMIYPQGERLVRAGDKTRRSAANAIGRLDAAGGTAIGSWLRLADRLFAEHRDAVRHAILLTDGKNQHETPEELDAALRQCAGAFLCDARGVGTDWDVAELRKISSALLGGFLDVPDPADLEADFLRITQAAMGKEVADVTLRVWTPQQAELRFLKQMVPTVEDLTGHRAASGAQTGDYPLGAWGAEQREYHLSVEVTPGDVGRQMRAAWVKLVVPGRGGRAERVLASANILAEWTDDEAKSTRINNRVAHHTGQSELASAIQEGLEARREGDEDTATARLGRAVVLAQRVGNEQIAGLLDRVVDVVDRETGTVRLKRDVSKADEMSLDTRSVRTVRTRQGETPPAGDGS; encoded by the coding sequence ATGAGCGACCTTCCCGAGTTCACGATCCGGGTCGATCAGAACCCCTACCTGCCGGCGGGCGCCCGGGAGATGCACGCGATCGTCTCCGTGGAGGCACGCTCGTCGGCCGGGGCGGACGCGGCCCCCGGCGCGGCGCCGGACCCGGCGCGCGCGACGGACGCCGCCGAGATCATCATCATCGACACCTCGGGATCGATGTCCTACAGCGGGAAGATGGCCGCCGCCAAGCGCGCGGCGCGCGCCGCCGTGGACGTCCTGCGCGACGGCGTGCACTTCGCCGTGGTCGGCGGCGCGAACCAGCCGCGGATGATCTACCCGCAGGGCGAGCGGCTGGTGCGGGCCGGCGACAAGACGCGCCGCAGCGCCGCCAACGCCATCGGGCGGCTGGACGCGGCGGGCGGCACGGCGATCGGGTCGTGGCTGCGGCTCGCGGACCGGCTGTTCGCCGAGCACCGCGACGCCGTCCGGCACGCGATCCTGCTCACCGACGGCAAGAACCAGCACGAGACCCCCGAGGAGCTGGACGCGGCGCTGCGGCAGTGCGCGGGCGCGTTCCTCTGCGACGCGCGCGGCGTCGGCACCGACTGGGACGTCGCGGAGCTGCGGAAGATCAGCTCGGCGCTGCTCGGCGGCTTCCTCGACGTCCCCGACCCCGCGGACCTGGAGGCCGACTTCCTGCGGATCACGCAGGCCGCGATGGGCAAGGAGGTCGCGGACGTGACGCTGCGCGTGTGGACGCCGCAGCAGGCCGAGCTGCGGTTCCTCAAGCAGATGGTGCCCACCGTGGAGGACCTCACCGGGCACCGCGCCGCGTCGGGGGCGCAGACCGGCGACTACCCGCTCGGCGCGTGGGGCGCCGAGCAGCGCGAGTACCACCTGAGCGTGGAGGTGACGCCCGGCGACGTCGGCCGGCAGATGCGGGCCGCGTGGGTGAAGCTCGTCGTCCCGGGCAGGGGCGGGAGGGCCGAGCGGGTCCTCGCGTCCGCCAACATCCTCGCCGAGTGGACCGACGACGAGGCCAAGTCCACGCGCATCAACAACCGCGTCGCCCACCACACCGGGCAGTCCGAGCTGGCCTCGGCGATCCAGGAGGGCCTGGAGGCGCGGCGGGAGGGCGACGAGGACACCGCGACCGCGCGGCTCGGCCGCGCCGTCGTGCTCGCCCAGCGGGTCGGGAACGAGCAGATCGCCGGGCTCCTGGATCGCGTCGTGGACGTCGTCGACCGGGAGACGGGCACCGTCCGGCTGAAACGCGACGTGTCCAAGGCCGACGAGATGTCATTGGACACGCGGTCGGTGCGGACGGTGCGGACCCGCCAGGGCGAGACGCCCCCGGCGGGGGACGGGAGCTGA
- a CDS encoding serine/threonine-protein kinase, giving the protein MLGAGLVEVPPVPARDPASAIMDDPQVPENRRFCSSCGDMVGRGRDGRPGRTEGFCTSCAHPFSFTPKLRAGELIAGQYEVLGCLAHGGLGWVYLARDHNVSSRWVVLKGMLDAGDADAVAATAAERAFLAEVEHPNIVKIYNFVQHGDAGYIVMEYVGGRSLKEILLSRRDTEGELTALPLGQVIAYGLEVLSAFGYLHGVGLLYCDFKPDNAIQSEEQLKLIDLGGVRRVFDVDSPIFGTPGYQAPEVASVGPSVTSDLYTVGRTLAVLSFPFRGYTGRHLRSLPPREEVPLFQRHESFHRLLRRATHPDPARRFQSAAEMAEQLTGVLREVLSAEDGRPRPAASPLFGPAQHTAGTGILDIGRADVEGARANGKGLPVLAPLEARAAALALPVPLVHGLDPAAGFLAGLTAGDPGDLAVALEAAPVPSREVRLALARVRIELGEPDRAETLLNGLAADQPDDWRVDWYRGVRALADGRPGDASAVFTDLYDLMPGEQAPKLALAFCHELRGDTAGAARFYETVWRTDPAFVSAAFGSARVLLAAGDRDGARRVLDAVPRTSIHHLAAQLSAVAVAVRGRSAGDLDEAELADAGGRLQSLTLDTGRYAAFAVEVLEAAVAWLHARGDQPRTGRRQEILGVEMREPRLRARLEGHYRVLAKLADDPARRHAMVMRANAVRPRTLF; this is encoded by the coding sequence ATGCTCGGCGCCGGGCTGGTGGAGGTGCCGCCCGTCCCGGCCCGCGACCCCGCGTCCGCGATCATGGACGATCCGCAGGTCCCGGAGAACCGGCGCTTCTGCAGCAGTTGCGGCGACATGGTGGGCAGGGGCCGGGACGGGCGTCCCGGGCGCACCGAGGGGTTCTGCACCAGCTGCGCGCATCCGTTCTCGTTCACGCCGAAGCTCCGCGCGGGCGAGCTGATCGCCGGGCAGTACGAGGTGCTCGGCTGCCTCGCGCACGGCGGGCTCGGCTGGGTGTACCTCGCCCGCGACCACAACGTGAGCAGCCGGTGGGTCGTCCTCAAGGGGATGCTCGACGCCGGGGACGCCGACGCGGTCGCCGCCACGGCCGCGGAGAGGGCGTTCCTCGCCGAGGTCGAGCACCCGAACATCGTCAAGATCTACAACTTCGTCCAGCACGGCGACGCCGGTTACATCGTGATGGAGTACGTCGGCGGCCGGTCGCTGAAGGAGATCCTGCTCAGCCGCCGCGACACCGAGGGCGAGCTGACGGCGCTGCCCCTCGGCCAGGTGATCGCCTACGGGCTGGAGGTGCTGAGCGCGTTCGGCTACCTGCACGGCGTCGGGCTCCTGTACTGCGACTTCAAGCCCGACAACGCCATCCAGTCCGAGGAGCAGCTCAAGCTCATCGACCTCGGCGGGGTGCGGCGGGTGTTCGACGTCGACAGCCCGATCTTCGGGACGCCCGGCTACCAGGCGCCCGAGGTGGCCTCGGTGGGGCCGTCCGTCACGTCCGACCTGTACACGGTGGGACGGACCCTGGCCGTGCTCAGCTTCCCGTTCCGCGGCTACACCGGGCGGCATCTGCGCAGCCTGCCGCCCCGGGAGGAGGTGCCGCTGTTCCAGCGGCACGAGTCCTTCCACCGGCTGCTGCGACGCGCCACGCACCCCGACCCCGCGCGCCGCTTCCAGAGCGCCGCCGAGATGGCCGAGCAGCTCACCGGCGTGCTCCGCGAGGTCCTGTCGGCCGAGGACGGACGGCCGAGACCGGCGGCGTCGCCGCTGTTCGGACCGGCGCAGCACACCGCGGGTACCGGGATCCTCGACATCGGCCGCGCTGACGTGGAGGGCGCGCGCGCGAACGGGAAGGGGCTGCCCGTCCTCGCGCCTTTGGAGGCCCGGGCGGCGGCCTTGGCGCTGCCCGTCCCGCTGGTCCATGGGCTGGATCCGGCAGCGGGGTTCCTCGCCGGGCTCACCGCGGGTGACCCCGGTGACCTCGCCGTCGCGCTGGAGGCGGCCCCGGTGCCGTCGCGCGAGGTCAGGCTCGCCCTCGCGCGGGTCCGGATCGAGCTGGGCGAGCCGGACCGCGCCGAGACGCTCCTCAACGGCCTGGCGGCGGACCAGCCGGACGACTGGCGCGTCGACTGGTACCGCGGCGTCCGCGCCCTCGCGGACGGGCGCCCCGGCGACGCCTCGGCCGTCTTCACCGACCTGTACGACCTCATGCCCGGCGAGCAGGCGCCCAAGCTCGCGCTGGCGTTCTGCCACGAGCTGCGCGGCGACACCGCGGGCGCCGCCCGTTTCTACGAGACGGTGTGGCGCACCGACCCGGCCTTCGTGAGCGCCGCGTTCGGGTCGGCCCGCGTCCTGCTGGCCGCCGGCGACCGGGACGGCGCCCGGCGCGTCCTGGACGCGGTCCCCCGCACCTCCATCCACCACCTCGCCGCGCAGCTCTCCGCGGTCGCGGTGGCCGTGCGCGGGCGAAGCGCCGGAGACCTGGACGAGGCGGAGCTAGCCGACGCCGGAGGCCGGCTCCAGTCGCTGACGCTGGACACCGGGCGGTACGCCGCGTTCGCCGTCGAGGTGCTGGAGGCCGCGGTCGCCTGGCTCCACGCGCGGGGCGACCAACCGCGCACCGGGCGGCGGCAGGAGATCCTCGGTGTCGAGATGCGCGAGCCGAGGCTGCGCGCGAGGCTGGAGGGCCACTACCGGGTGCTGGCCAAGCTCGCCGACGACCCGGCGCGGCGGCACGCGATGGTCATGCGGGCCAACGCCGTACGACCGAGGACGCTCTTCTGA
- a CDS encoding hemolysin family protein yields the protein MVSAALGVLAVILLTAATGYFVAQEFAYVAADRAALGEAAGRGDASARRALKVIGRLSFMLSGAQLGITMTTLVVGFIAKPALAELIEPLLDVAGVPAGATGAIALATGFVLATLVQMLLGELFPKNLALARAESLARALAASTLVYLTVAGPLIRFFDRAAERLLRAAGVEPVEELHSGATLEELGDIIGKSHSAGHLPADLSRLLERALSFGDRTADEVMVPRPQVRTLPGTAPVSGLIALIRETGHSVYPVYGQEVDDVIGVAGAREVADDALDPATPVADIARPALLVPGSQPLYGVIEHMREAGEEFACVVDEYGGLAGILTFEDVAEELVGEIADETDPREDGPTSGPDGSWLLDAGMRIDEVGRLTGLDLPEGDAYDTLGGLAMAELRRLPSPGDRLTVALDGPGHVELEVVSVARRVAEKIRIRASAAPPPAPPPDAGQDANTGPSANADAGSSAAANTGSSLDANVASSPDAEADAGSSANANANADVDADAGSGGEQGASRHGQAPGQEVSWTR from the coding sequence ATGGTGAGCGCGGCCCTGGGGGTGCTCGCGGTGATCCTTCTCACCGCCGCCACCGGGTACTTCGTCGCCCAGGAGTTCGCCTACGTCGCCGCGGACCGCGCGGCGCTCGGGGAGGCCGCCGGGAGAGGGGACGCGTCCGCCCGCCGGGCGCTCAAGGTCATCGGCAGGCTGTCGTTCATGCTGTCGGGCGCGCAGCTCGGCATCACGATGACGACGCTGGTCGTCGGGTTCATCGCCAAGCCCGCACTGGCGGAGCTGATCGAGCCGCTGCTGGACGTCGCGGGCGTTCCCGCCGGGGCAACCGGGGCCATCGCCCTCGCCACCGGCTTCGTCCTGGCCACGCTCGTCCAGATGCTGCTGGGCGAGCTGTTCCCCAAGAACCTCGCCCTCGCGCGCGCCGAGTCCCTGGCGCGCGCGCTGGCCGCGTCGACGCTGGTCTACCTGACCGTCGCCGGTCCGCTCATCCGGTTCTTCGACCGCGCCGCCGAGCGCCTGCTGCGCGCCGCCGGCGTCGAGCCGGTCGAGGAGCTGCACAGCGGCGCCACGCTGGAGGAGCTCGGCGACATCATCGGCAAGTCGCACAGCGCCGGGCACCTCCCGGCCGACCTGTCCCGCCTGCTGGAACGCGCCCTGTCCTTCGGTGACCGGACGGCCGACGAGGTGATGGTGCCGCGCCCGCAGGTCCGGACGCTTCCGGGCACCGCGCCGGTGTCCGGCCTCATCGCGCTGATCCGCGAGACCGGGCACAGCGTCTACCCCGTCTACGGGCAGGAGGTCGACGACGTCATCGGCGTCGCGGGCGCCCGCGAGGTCGCCGACGACGCGCTCGACCCGGCGACGCCGGTGGCCGACATCGCCCGCCCGGCGCTGCTCGTCCCCGGCAGCCAGCCGCTGTACGGGGTGATCGAGCACATGCGCGAGGCGGGCGAGGAGTTCGCCTGCGTCGTCGACGAGTACGGCGGCCTCGCCGGGATCCTCACCTTCGAGGACGTCGCGGAGGAGCTCGTCGGTGAGATCGCCGACGAGACCGACCCCCGCGAGGACGGCCCGACCTCCGGCCCCGACGGCTCCTGGCTCCTCGACGCCGGGATGCGCATCGACGAGGTCGGCCGCCTCACCGGCCTCGACCTGCCGGAGGGCGACGCCTACGACACCCTCGGCGGGCTCGCCATGGCCGAGCTCCGCCGCCTCCCCAGCCCCGGGGACCGGCTGACCGTCGCGCTGGACGGGCCCGGCCACGTCGAGCTGGAGGTCGTCAGCGTCGCGCGGCGCGTGGCGGAGAAGATCCGCATCCGCGCCTCCGCCGCACCCCCGCCCGCACCGCCGCCGGACGCGGGACAGGACGCGAACACGGGACCGAGCGCGAACGCAGACGCGGGGTCTAGCGCGGCCGCGAACACGGGGTCAAGCCTGGACGCGAACGTGGCGTCGAGCCCGGACGCGGAGGCGGACGCGGGGTCAAGCGCGAACGCAAACGCGAACGCAGACGTAGACGCAGACGCGGGGTCGGGCGGGGAGCAGGGCGCCTCGCGGCACGGCCAGGCGCCCGGCCAGGAGGTGTCATGGACCCGCTGA
- a CDS encoding hemolysin family protein — translation MDPLTSLLITVLLLVGNGFFVAAEFALVAANRSQLERAAAKGSRPAVAAVAGVRELSLMLAGAQFGITMCSLGLAIVTEPAFEHVLEPPLHAAGVPEAGSKAIALTCALAVVTFLHMVVGEMAPKSWAITHPERSALLLALPFRGFAKVSRPVLAALNSTTNGLLRLIRVTPRDELDSHADPARLSHLLGESRRLGLIGRHDHELLGRAISAREATVGPLVVPATAVTTIGADATAALIRRTATASGHNRLLVRDRDGAMTGIVHVRAAITEPDGERRAGDLAHPAPVLTAETTVLDAVTRMRRTRAPLAVVNDAGGGFAGIVTLDDLLAELLAANPH, via the coding sequence ATGGACCCGCTGACCTCACTGCTGATCACCGTCCTGCTGCTGGTCGGGAACGGGTTCTTCGTCGCCGCCGAGTTCGCGCTGGTCGCGGCCAACCGCTCCCAGCTGGAGCGCGCGGCGGCCAAGGGCAGCCGTCCCGCGGTCGCCGCCGTCGCCGGGGTCCGCGAGCTGTCGCTGATGCTCGCGGGCGCGCAGTTCGGCATCACGATGTGCTCGCTGGGCCTCGCGATCGTCACCGAGCCCGCGTTCGAGCACGTCCTCGAACCGCCCCTTCACGCCGCCGGGGTGCCCGAGGCCGGGTCGAAGGCCATCGCGCTGACGTGCGCGCTCGCCGTGGTGACGTTCTTGCACATGGTGGTGGGCGAGATGGCCCCGAAGTCGTGGGCGATCACGCACCCGGAGCGGTCGGCGCTGCTGCTGGCGCTGCCGTTCCGCGGGTTCGCGAAGGTGTCCAGGCCCGTCCTCGCGGCGCTCAACTCCACGACCAACGGGCTGCTGCGGCTGATCCGCGTCACCCCGCGCGACGAGCTGGACAGCCACGCCGACCCGGCCCGCCTCAGCCACCTGCTGGGCGAGTCGCGCCGCCTCGGACTGATCGGACGGCACGACCACGAGCTGCTCGGCCGGGCCATCTCCGCGCGGGAGGCGACGGTCGGGCCGCTGGTCGTCCCGGCCACCGCGGTGACCACGATCGGCGCGGACGCGACCGCCGCGCTGATCCGCCGGACCGCGACCGCCAGCGGCCACAACCGGCTCCTCGTCCGCGACCGGGACGGCGCCATGACGGGCATCGTGCACGTCCGCGCCGCCATCACCGAACCGGACGGCGAGCGCCGGGCCGGTGACCTGGCGCATCCGGCGCCCGTCCTGACCGCGGAGACGACCGTGCTGGACGCGGTGACCCGGATGCGCCGGACCCGCGCCCCGCTCGCCGTCGTGAACGACGCCGGCGGCGGGTTCGCGGGGATCGTGACCCTGGACGACCTCCTCGCCGAGCTGCTCGCGGCGAACCCGCACTGA
- a CDS encoding phage holin family protein codes for MRILLKVGITAVALWAATALIHGITVSGDTAGRRALTLLGVAVIFGLVNAIIKPIVKTLGCAFYVLTLGLIGLVVNALLLWLTSEVAERMELPFHVAGFWAAFWGAIVVGVVGWLLHLVLGDDD; via the coding sequence GTGCGGATTCTTCTCAAGGTGGGCATCACCGCGGTCGCCCTGTGGGCCGCCACCGCGCTGATCCACGGCATCACGGTCAGCGGCGACACCGCCGGCCGGCGCGCCCTGACCCTGCTCGGCGTCGCGGTCATCTTCGGCCTGGTCAACGCCATCATCAAACCGATCGTGAAGACGCTCGGCTGCGCCTTCTACGTCCTCACGCTCGGCCTGATCGGGCTGGTGGTGAACGCGCTGCTGCTCTGGCTGACCAGCGAGGTCGCCGAGCGCATGGAGCTGCCGTTCCACGTCGCCGGGTTCTGGGCGGCGTTCTGGGGCGCGATCGTCGTGGGCGTGGTCGGCTGGCTGCTCCACCTCGTCCTCGGCGACGACGACTAG
- a CDS encoding HAD family hydrolase — protein sequence MSAQAIVFDLDGVLIDSEPVWEEVRRGYVADHGGEWPPGTQERLMGMSTAEWADHIATDLVAGVTADEVAYEVIDQMSQRYAGGPPVLPGAEDAVRRMARYRPLGLASSSPRALIDLVLGTLGVDGLFRATVSTEEVDSGKPAPDGYLAVAAQLEVPAPGCVAIEDSANGLRSAHAARMRVIAVPRPSHPPAPDALALAVHVAGGLDEITQELIEGLGPS from the coding sequence ATGTCCGCGCAGGCCATCGTCTTCGACCTGGACGGCGTGCTGATCGACTCCGAGCCGGTGTGGGAGGAGGTCCGGCGCGGCTACGTCGCCGACCACGGCGGGGAGTGGCCGCCCGGCACCCAGGAGCGGCTCATGGGCATGAGCACCGCCGAGTGGGCCGACCACATCGCCACCGACCTGGTCGCCGGCGTCACCGCCGACGAGGTCGCCTACGAGGTCATCGACCAGATGTCCCAGCGCTACGCGGGCGGGCCGCCGGTGCTCCCGGGCGCCGAGGACGCCGTCCGCCGCATGGCCCGCTACCGTCCGCTGGGCCTCGCCAGCTCGTCCCCGCGCGCGCTGATCGACCTCGTCCTGGGCACGCTCGGCGTGGACGGGCTGTTCCGCGCGACCGTGTCCACCGAGGAGGTCGACAGCGGCAAGCCCGCGCCGGACGGCTACCTCGCCGTCGCCGCCCAGCTGGAGGTCCCCGCCCCCGGCTGCGTCGCCATCGAGGACTCCGCCAACGGGCTGCGGTCGGCGCACGCCGCGCGGATGCGCGTCATCGCCGTCCCCCGCCCCTCCCACCCGCCCGCGCCGGACGCGCTGGCCCTCGCCGTCCACGTCGCGGGCGGCCTGGACGAGATCACGCAGGAGCTGATCGAGGGGCTCGGCCCGTCCTGA
- the recQ gene encoding DNA helicase RecQ → MASPDSGTEVSEALETLRRVFGYDTFRDGQQEIIEHVVDGGDALVLMPTGGGKSLCYQIPAQVRKGTGIVISPLIALMQDQVDALRALGVQAGFLNSAQDFDERRVVEAQYAAGELDLLYLAPERLRLSSTVELLDRGTIALFAIDEAHCVSQWGHDFRPDYLTLSGLHERWPDVPRIALTATATEATRAEIASRLNLEGAKQYVASFDRPNIQYRIEPKTDAKRQLLRLLQNEHAGDAGIVYCLSRNSVEKHAGFLTQNGIEALPYHAGLDAGTRAANQSRFLREDGLVIVATIAFGMGIDKPDVRFVAHLDLPKSVEGYYQETGRAGRDGLPSTAWLAYGLQDVVNLRKMIDSGEGDAAHRRRQAVHLDSMLALCETVGCRRVQLLDYFGQSGEPCGNCDTCLSPPETWDATVAAQKVLSVIVRLDRERRQKFGAGHIIDILLGKKSAKVIQFDHDSLKPFGVGTELREAEWRAVVRQLLAQGLVTVESDHGTLLQTDASGDVLRGRRTVMMRREPDRPTAKAAKTAKTPKDRKAPVELAPEAMPVFERLRAWRAATAREQGVPAYVIFHDATLREIATALPSSLAELGKVSGVGENKLAKYGDQVLETLAATD, encoded by the coding sequence ATGGCTTCCCCCGACAGCGGCACCGAGGTGAGCGAGGCGCTGGAGACGCTCCGGCGCGTGTTCGGGTACGACACCTTCCGGGACGGCCAGCAGGAGATCATCGAGCATGTGGTGGACGGCGGCGACGCCCTCGTCCTGATGCCGACCGGCGGCGGGAAGTCGCTGTGCTACCAGATCCCCGCGCAGGTCCGGAAGGGCACCGGGATCGTCATCTCGCCCCTCATCGCCCTCATGCAGGACCAGGTCGACGCGCTCCGCGCGCTCGGCGTCCAGGCCGGGTTCCTCAACTCCGCCCAGGACTTCGACGAGCGCCGCGTCGTCGAGGCCCAGTACGCCGCGGGCGAGCTCGACCTGCTCTACCTGGCGCCCGAGCGGCTGCGGCTCTCCTCCACGGTGGAGCTCCTCGACCGCGGGACGATCGCGCTGTTCGCGATCGACGAGGCCCACTGCGTCTCCCAGTGGGGCCACGACTTCCGCCCCGACTACCTGACGCTGTCGGGCCTGCACGAGCGCTGGCCGGACGTCCCGCGGATCGCCCTCACCGCCACCGCCACCGAGGCGACCCGCGCGGAGATCGCCTCCCGGCTCAACCTGGAGGGGGCGAAGCAGTACGTCGCGAGCTTCGACCGCCCCAACATCCAGTACCGCATCGAGCCGAAGACCGACGCCAAGCGCCAGCTCCTCCGCCTGCTGCAGAACGAGCACGCGGGCGACGCGGGCATCGTGTACTGCCTGTCCCGCAACTCGGTGGAGAAGCACGCCGGGTTCCTCACCCAGAACGGCATCGAGGCGCTGCCCTACCACGCCGGCCTCGACGCGGGCACCCGCGCGGCCAACCAGTCCCGCTTCCTCCGCGAGGACGGGCTCGTCATCGTCGCGACCATCGCGTTCGGCATGGGCATCGACAAACCCGACGTCCGGTTCGTCGCCCACCTCGACCTGCCCAAGTCCGTCGAGGGCTACTACCAGGAGACGGGACGCGCCGGACGCGACGGCCTCCCGTCCACCGCCTGGCTCGCCTACGGCCTCCAGGACGTCGTCAACCTCCGCAAGATGATCGACTCCGGCGAGGGCGACGCCGCGCACCGCCGCCGGCAGGCCGTCCACCTCGACTCCATGCTCGCGCTGTGCGAGACCGTCGGCTGCCGCCGCGTCCAGCTGCTCGACTACTTCGGCCAGTCCGGCGAGCCGTGCGGCAACTGCGACACCTGCCTGTCCCCGCCCGAGACCTGGGACGCGACGGTCGCCGCCCAGAAGGTGCTGTCGGTGATCGTCCGGCTCGACCGCGAACGCCGCCAGAAGTTCGGCGCCGGGCACATCATCGACATCCTCCTCGGCAAGAAGAGCGCCAAGGTCATCCAGTTCGACCACGACTCCCTGAAGCCCTTCGGCGTCGGCACCGAGCTCCGCGAGGCCGAGTGGCGCGCCGTCGTCCGGCAGCTGCTGGCGCAGGGCCTGGTCACCGTCGAGAGCGACCATGGGACGCTGCTCCAGACCGACGCCAGCGGCGACGTCCTGCGCGGCCGGCGCACGGTCATGATGCGCCGCGAACCCGACCGTCCCACCGCGAAGGCGGCCAAGACCGCGAAGACCCCCAAGGACCGCAAGGCCCCCGTGGAGCTGGCGCCCGAGGCGATGCCCGTCTTCGAGCGGCTGCGCGCCTGGCGCGCCGCCACCGCGAGGGAGCAGGGCGTCCCCGCGTACGTGATCTTCCATGACGCGACCCTGCGCGAGATCGCGACCGCCCTCCCCTCGTCCCTGGCCGAGCTGGGCAAGGTGAGCGGCGTCGGCGAGAACAAGCTGGCCAAGTACGGCGACCAGGTCCTGGAGACCCTCGCCGCGACCGACTGA